ACCGACCCACCAGCGAGGACCAGGCATCGGAAGGATCGGCGAACCCTGTTCCGAGCGATCTCAGATCCAGTTTGCCGCAGCGTTCAAGCGCCCACCCTGGCAGTCTCGATGGCCTGGTGATGAAGCTGCACCCGGGCCGGGTCGGCCGCTCCCGGCCGGAACTGCTCGATGGCCGCCGAGGAGGTGGCCATTCCCCAGCCGACCGCCTCGGCGAACCGGACGCCCTGCTCGAGCCGGGCCACCAGCCCACCCAGGAAGGCATCGCCGGCCCCGATCGGGTTGCGGACCTCGACGACCAGCCCGGTCAGCGTGCCGGAGCCGTCCGGGCCGGACCAGGCCAGCCCCGCCGATCCGGCCGTGACCACCACCCAGCGCACCCCGAGGGCTCGCAGGCCGTCCGCGGCGGCAGCTGCACGGTCCAGGGCATCGGCGTCGACGCTGGTCGGCTCGGGCGCGATCTGCCCGCTGAGGATCGACTCGGCCTCGGCCAGGTTCGGACTGATCAGCTCCGGCTTCACCAGCCCGGCCAGGGCCGCCGACAGCCAGCCCGGGCCGGTGTCCAGAGCCAGTCGGCCGCCGACTTCGGCCACTCGCGCAGCAAGGGACGTCACCGCGCTCAGCCCCACCCCGGGCGGGAAGCTGCCGCTGCAGACCACCCACTCCTCGGGCTCCAGCCGGGTCAACGACTCGGTCAGGAAGTCGGTCCAGGCGTCCGCGCTCACCTCGGCTCCGGTGCCGTTCAGCACGCTCACCCGTCCGGAGTCCTCCAGGAGAATGATCGACTCGCGCACCGTCCCCGGAACCAGGGTGGCGCCGATCCGCAGCCCCTCCTCGACAGCAGTGGCCAGGTACCAGCCGCTGCCCTGCTCGGGCAGCAGCACCCGGACGTCCGCCTGGACGCCGTTGGCCCGCGCACCGCGCGCGGCCGAGACCGACTTGCCGGCCGGATGGGCCTGGTTCTGCCGAACCCGATCGACTCGGCCGGGCACCAGCTCGTCCAGCAGCACCAGTCGGTCGATGGTGGGGTTGGGACAGATCGCTCGCATCGCGCCTCCTCGGCTCAGCCCAGGCTCGTGCGGGCCTGGGTCAGCAGGGCGATCCACTCTCGCACCGGCCCCAGGTCGGGCACCTTGGCCAGCTCCCGGCCGGACGTGGCCAGCCCACCCAGGGTGGCGATACCGGCCTCGCTGCGGTCCAGATGGTCGCTGACCCAGTCGACGAACTCCGCCGACGAGTGCGCCCCGCCCTCGGCCACCCGGACCAGCCACTCCCGGATCAGCGACTGCGGCAGCTCCAGCAGCCCGGTCACCCCGTCCAGCTGGTAGGCCAGCTCGGCGGCCAGCGTGAAGCAGCGTGTGGCCTGCGGTGCCAGCTCGTCCAGATCATCGGCCAGGGCCTGACCCAGGTCGGCCAGCGCCGCGCCGACCGCGCCGGCCTGCGGCACCTCGTCGATCACTTCCAGCACGTACTGTCCGGCGGCCATGTTGTGCAGCACGGTGAGGGCCAACTCGGCCCGGGCCAGCGCGCAACTGTGGCGCAGGTCATTGAACTGATCGAGCAGGTCGGCCAGCACTGCGGCGACCTCGCGTGAGGTCTCGGCCCAGGTGCGCAGGTACACCGCGGCCGGCTCCAGCCGTCCGCTGGCATTGTCGAACCGGACGCCCTCAGCCGCCGCCTGGCTCTGCTCGAGGATCTCCAGCAGCCGCGGGCTGTAGTCGGCCAGGTTGATGGCGGCATCCTGCAGCCGGTCGTAGCGATCCAGCCAGTCGACCAGGACCCGTTCCAACCCCCGGGTCGCGGCCAGCAGCTCGGCCGGCTGCCCGTCGGCAAGCGGACGGGCCCCGATTCGGATCCCCCGATCGAGCCGGGCCTGCACCTCGGCCAGCAGCACCGAACGTCCGAACTGCTCAGGGCTCGGGTAGCCGGACGCGGCCAGCCCCGACTCCAGTTGCTCCAAGCCCAGCCGGGCGGCATCCTCCGCGCTCCAGCCGCGGGTGCGGCATTGCTCCTCGAAGACACCGACCCGCGAGTTCAGGTTGTGGGCCAGCCGCCACCAGTTCTTGGCCAGCGGACGACCGCGCACCGACAGGAACCGCTCGCCGAGCGGCACCACCGTCGAGAAGACGTCATACGGGCGGCCGTCCGAACCGAGGTCCCGGAAGTACAGGAAGGCCGGCCGAGCCTCCTTCAGCGAACGCCACATGCTGGCGAAGGTCGCGCCGGGCATCTGCGGGTGCCGGACCAGGTTGTGCGAGGCCCCGACCAGCTGCTCGCGTCGATAGCCGGACAGCCGCAGAAACACCGAGTTCACTTGGTCGATCACCCCGGCGGCATCTGTCGTGGAGAACAGCAACTCCCCCGCGCCGAGCACGCGCCGCTCCCGCGGCGGCGCCACCAGTGGAGTTGCCATGTGCGCATTCTTCCATCGCCGGACGGCTGTGTTGAGCGATACCACCGGCAACCTCTGCGAAGGCTCCGATGGGCGGGCGTCCGCGCTGGCCGGGCCGCGGGAAAGCCCCCAGTCGGGCCGAGTCGACCTCGACGTCAGGGCCGTCGTGGGCAGACCGTGTACCGGCCGATGGTCTTGGCGCTGTCGCAGTCCCAGTAGGTGTCGATGGTCGTGACCACGTCCTCGGGAGCGGACTTGAGGCGCAGCCAGCTCCGGTCCCAGATCAGCCAACGCAGGTTCGGGTTGGCCAGGCAGTTGAGGTTCTCCTCGCGGTCGGCCGGTGGCACCTTCTTGTCCGCATGCACGCGCTGCAGGAGCAGCGGTGAGGGGTAGCGGCATTGGGTGGGGTTTCCGAGGGTGTAGGTGTCGGAACCGAAGGTGAGGTAGGCGACCGATGTGTCGTCGCCGATCAGGGCGTGCACCTTCGCGGCGGCGGCGAGGTCGGACCGAAGAACCGCGGTGGCCCCGACCGAGGTTCGTCCGGCGGTGCTGAGGGTGAGCGACTCGGCCGAAGCCG
The nucleotide sequence above comes from Propionicimonas paludicola. Encoded proteins:
- a CDS encoding 1-phosphofructokinase family hexose kinase; this translates as MRAICPNPTIDRLVLLDELVPGRVDRVRQNQAHPAGKSVSAARGARANGVQADVRVLLPEQGSGWYLATAVEEGLRIGATLVPGTVRESIILLEDSGRVSVLNGTGAEVSADAWTDFLTESLTRLEPEEWVVCSGSFPPGVGLSAVTSLAARVAEVGGRLALDTGPGWLSAALAGLVKPELISPNLAEAESILSGQIAPEPTSVDADALDRAAAAADGLRALGVRWVVVTAGSAGLAWSGPDGSGTLTGLVVEVRNPIGAGDAFLGGLVARLEQGVRFAEAVGWGMATSSAAIEQFRPGAADPARVQLHHQAIETARVGA
- a CDS encoding PAS domain S-box protein; this encodes MATPLVAPPRERRVLGAGELLFSTTDAAGVIDQVNSVFLRLSGYRREQLVGASHNLVRHPQMPGATFASMWRSLKEARPAFLYFRDLGSDGRPYDVFSTVVPLGERFLSVRGRPLAKNWWRLAHNLNSRVGVFEEQCRTRGWSAEDAARLGLEQLESGLAASGYPSPEQFGRSVLLAEVQARLDRGIRIGARPLADGQPAELLAATRGLERVLVDWLDRYDRLQDAAINLADYSPRLLEILEQSQAAAEGVRFDNASGRLEPAAVYLRTWAETSREVAAVLADLLDQFNDLRHSCALARAELALTVLHNMAAGQYVLEVIDEVPQAGAVGAALADLGQALADDLDELAPQATRCFTLAAELAYQLDGVTGLLELPQSLIREWLVRVAEGGAHSSAEFVDWVSDHLDRSEAGIATLGGLATSGRELAKVPDLGPVREWIALLTQARTSLG